Proteins from a single region of Apostichopus japonicus isolate 1M-3 chromosome 21, ASM3797524v1, whole genome shotgun sequence:
- the LOC139962854 gene encoding vacuolar protein sorting-associated protein VTA1 homolog, whose protein sequence is MASADIPVPDTLKPIRPYMLLAKQHDNRDKIISYFCMRYAMETAMRLDKRSPEDKTFLFTLMGVLEKRKQELADNEDFQNEMICNSHVENYAIKMFSYADNEDRAGRFNQNLTKTFYKAGLLLDVLQTFGELSEELQAQKKYAKYKAANIAQCLKNGETPKRGPPGGDDDEELPPGGAEAAAGSSGVPSHPGLYPPGQPPPTGMNPPGQPPTGMYPPQTPYPPDQPTDMPAPQRPVQPPNPGNFSSRTQPGAFAPPSTPEQQPAGTMQPQRTNSIQFSPEDFSQATKFCKFAISALQYEDIPAAVTNLENALHLLKTGRV, encoded by the exons ATGGCATCGGCGGACATTCCCGTCCCGGATACACTGAAGCCGATTCGTCCTTACATGCTACTTGCCAAGCAACATGATAACAGGGATaagattatatcatattttt GTATGAGGTATGCCATGGAGACAGCCATGAGATTAGATAAAAGATCCCCAGAAGACAAGACCTTCCTTTTTACTTTAATGGGCGTATTGGAAAAG AGGAAGCAAGAGTTAGCTGACAATGAGGACTTCCAGAATGAGATGATATGTAATTCCCATGTAGAGAATTATGCtatcaaaatgttttcatatgCAGACAACGAAGACAGGGCAGGTCGATTCAACCA AAATTTGACGAAAACATTTTACAAAGCCGGTCTGTTACTGGATGTCTTACAAACCTTTGGAGAATTGTCAGAAGAG CTTCAGGCTCAAAAGAAGTATGCAAAGTACAAAGCCGCTAACATTGCGCAATGTCTGAAAAACGGTGAAACCCCCAAACGAGGACCACCAGggggtgatgatgatgaag AACTTCCACCAGGGGGAGCTGAAGCAGCAGCTGGAAGTAGTGGAGTCCCATCACATCCAGGATTGTACCCACCAGGCCAACCTCCTCCCACTGGGATGAACCCACCAGGCCAACCTCCCACTGGGATGTACCCACCCCAGACTCCATACCCGCCCGATCAACCGACCGACATGCCTGCACCACAACGCCCCGTTCAGCCGCCAAATCCTGGCAACTTCTCCAGTCGCACGCAACCAGGAGCGTTTGCTCCACCGTCAACTCCAGAGCAACAGCCAGCCGGGACGATGCAACCACAGCGAACCA ATTCGATTCAGTTTTCACCCGAGGATTTTTCTCAGGCAACAAAGTTTTGTAAATTTGCAATAAGTGCCCTGCAGTACGAAGATATTCCTGCGGCAGTCACAAATTTAGAGAATGCTCTGCATCTCCTGAAAACTGGGAGAGTATAA